In a genomic window of Helianthus annuus cultivar XRQ/B chromosome 10, HanXRQr2.0-SUNRISE, whole genome shotgun sequence:
- the LOC110885632 gene encoding scopoletin glucosyltransferase-like, with protein MVNKRLLLQTLHLQFLLLQPGTMATCHVVFFPFMAYGHMIPMADMAVLFASRSLRTTIVTTSSTAHRLSKSIQKTINYTHQIALHTIEFKPNKAGLPLVIDNPDQIITNEDLSRLLEAITTLQEPFEQFIEISQPNCIVSDMFFPWTTETAARFNIPRIAFNGTGFFPLCVANAMLLYQPTVSSDSDPFVVPYVPHEIKLKRKQLPQIDSEECKVFLKVIIQAVEAEAKSYGVIINSFYELEPEYVRHYREVLKRTAWHVGPVSLWSKNTEDKLERGKKSAINEHQCLKWLDSKEPNSVIYVSFGSMVKVPSSQLYEIAMALEACDENFIWVVRNDQEAMIPDGFEARITAKGKGLIIKGWAPQVLILDHESVGGFVTHCGWNSVLEGVSCGVAMVAWPVMAEQFYNAKLVTDILQIGVSIGDVEWSAASMCDGVKQETIQRVVTTVMGVKEGDAMRMRARELKEKAKTAVEEGGSSYSDLTTFVEDINAFRNVNCPTF; from the coding sequence ATGGTCAACAAACGCTTGCTCCTACAAACACTTCATCTTCAATTTCTCCTCCTCCAGCCAGGAACTATGGCAACATGTCATGTTGTGTTCTTCCCTTTCATGGCTTACGGCCACATGATTCCGATGGCCGATATGGCCGTACTCTTCGCCTCTCGCAGCCTACGAACTACCATCGTCACCACCTCATCAACTGCACACCGGCTCTCCAAATCAATCCAGAAAACCATCAACTACACTCACCAAATCGCTCTTCATACCATCGAATTCAAACCGAACAAAGCCGGTTTACCTCTGGTCATCGATAACCCCGATCAGATTATTACTAATGAAGACCTATCCAGATTGTTGGAGGCCATCACAACGCTTCAAGAGCCATTTGAACAATTCATTGAAATATCCCAACCGAATTGCATAGTTTCGGACATGTTCTTTCCATGGACAACTGAAACCGCAGCCAGATTTAACATCCCCCGAATCGCTTTCAATGGAACCGGGTTCTTCCCGTTGTGTGTTGCGAACGCGATGCTACTTTACCAGCCTACGGTTTCGTCTGATTCGGACCCTTTTGTTGTCCCTTATGTTCCTCATGAGATCAAGTTAAAGCGAAAACAATTGCCTCAAATTGATTCTGAAGAATGTAAAGTGTTTTTGAAGGTGATCATACAAGCTGTAGAAGCAGAAGCAAAGAGTTATGGAGTTATTATCAACAGTTTTTACGAGCTTGAACCGGAGTATGTTCGCCATTATCGTGAAGTTTTAAAGAGAACAGCATGGCACGTAGGGCCGGTTTCGTTATGGAGCAAGAATACGGAAGATAAGCTCGAAAGAGGGAAGAAATCCGCAATCAATGAACACCAATGTTTGAAATGGTTGGATTCAAAGGAACCAAATTCCGTTATTTACGTAAGTTTTGGTAGCATGGTGAAGGTTCCCAGCTCGCAACTTTACGAGATCGCTATGGCGTTAGAAGCCTGCGATGAGAACTTCATTTGGGTTGTGCGGAACGATCAAGAAGCTATGATTCCGGACGGATTTGAGGCACGGATTACGGCGAAAGGGAAAGGGTTGATAATAAAGGGGTGGGCGCCGCAAGTGTTGATTCTTGATCATGAATCGGTTGGCGGGTTTGTAACACACTGCGGGTGGAACTCGGTGTTGGAAGGTGTTTCCTGTGGGGTGGCGATGGTGGCATGGCCGGTCATGGCGGAGCAGTTTTATAATGCAAAATTGGTGACAGATATTTTACAAATCGGAGTTTCGATTGGTGATGTAGAGTGGAGTGCGGCTTCCATGTGCGATGGGGTGAAGCAGGAGACGATCCAGAGGGTGGTGACCACGGTGATGGGAGTGAAAGAAGGTGATGCGATGAGAATGAGAGCTCGAGAACTGAAAGAGAAAGCAAAAACGGCTGTTGAAGAAGGTGGATCATCGTATTCAGATTTGACTACGTTTGTTGAGGACATAAATGCATTTAGGAACGTAAACTGCCCCACTTTTTAG